Proteins encoded by one window of Arachis hypogaea cultivar Tifrunner chromosome 1, arahy.Tifrunner.gnm2.J5K5, whole genome shotgun sequence:
- the LOC112799994 gene encoding karrikin insensitive 2 receptor CA, protein MGVVEEAHNVKVVGSGTRFIVLAHGFGTDQSVWKHIVPQLVDEFRVVLYDNMGAGTTNPEYFDFGRYSTLQGYAYDLLAILEDLCVSSCIFVGHSVSAMIGTVASISRPDLFTKIIMVSASPRYLNDADYFGGFEQEDLDQLFDAMAANYKAWCSGFAPMAVGGDMESVAVQEFSRTLFNMRPDIALSVLQTIFQSDMRQILSLVTVPCHIIQSKRDLAVPVVVAEYLHQHLGGSSIVEVMSSEGHLPQLSSPDIVIPVLLKHIRYDIAV, encoded by the exons atggGAGTAGTGGAAGAAGCTCATAACGTGAAGGTTGTGGGTTCAGGTACGAGGTTCATAGTTCTAGCTCACGGGTTTGGAACCGACCAATCTGTGTGGAAACACATAGTCCCTCAACTCGTGGACGAGTTCCGCGTGGTGCTGTACGACAACATGGGAGCCGGCACCACTAACCCTGAATACTTTGACTTTGGACGTTACTCCACTTTGCAAGGCTACGCCTATGACTTACTCGCCATTTTGGAGGACCTTTGCGTCTCTTCTTGCATCTTCGTTGGCCACTCTGTCTCTGCCATGATCGGAACTGTGGCTTCCATTTCTCGCCCCGATCTCTTCACCAAGATCATTATGGTCTCCGCTTCTCCTAG GTATTTGAACGACGCGGATTACTTCGGGGGTTTCGAGCAGGAAGATCTGGACCAGTTATTTGACGCCATGGCGGCGAATTACAAAGCATGGTGTTCAGGTTTTGCTCCAATGGCCGTTGGAGGTGACATGGAATCCGTGGCGGTTCAAGAATTCAGCCGAACCTTGTTCAACATGAGGCCAGACATAGCTCTTAGTGTGTTGCAAACCATATTCCAAAGCGATATGAGACAAATTTTAAGTCTCGTTACTGTTCCATGTCATATAATACAAAGCAAGAGGGATCTCGCCGTTCCGGTGGTCGTGGCGGAATATCTACACCAACATCTTGGCGGCAGTTCTATTGTCGAGGTCATGTCTTCCGAAGGTCATTTGCCGCAGTTGAGCTCGCCAGATATCGTGATTCCTGTGCTGCTTAAGCACATTCGTTACGATATTGCGGTTTAA